The nucleotide window TTTACCCTGATCATCATACTTCAGGTACAACCGCAGCGCTCCGCGGCTGTCACCATCTTTAATGACCTTGTAATTCTTGACATAGCCCTCTTCTTTCAGAATATCAGCAATGCTCTGATTCATTTTTGAAAGGACAATATCAACTTTTTCAAGTTCTGCCATCTGCGCATTACGTATTCTTGTAAGCATATCGGCAATCAGATCATTAAGCGACATAAAACCCTAAGCTCCTTTTACCAACTTGATTTAATAACCCCGGGGATGTCCCCACTTGAGGCCAACTGGCGAAAACAAATACGACACATATCAAATTTGCGGAGATATCCCCGTCGTCTTCCACATATAGGG belongs to Pseudomonadota bacterium and includes:
- the rpsH gene encoding 30S ribosomal protein S8 — its product is MSLNDLIADMLTRIRNAQMAELEKVDIVLSKMNQSIADILKEEGYVKNYKVIKDGDSRGALRLYLKYDDQGKSVFSGLKRESRPGLRKYVGADAIPVVLNGLGITILSTSKGVITGEQAKRLNVGGEYLCSIW
- a CDS encoding type Z 30S ribosomal protein S14, whose amino-acid sequence is MARKSMIAKAQRLNKFKVREYNRCPICGRRRGYLRKFDMCRICFRQLASSGDIPGVIKSSW